TCGGCACCGTACGCCGCCTCGCGCGTCGCCTGTCCGAGTCCGGCCGTCACGAGGACGGGCACCTCGGCGGCCACGGCCGCCTGCCGCAGGGACTGGAGGGCCGTGCGCGTGATCGGCCCGGTCAGCGGGTCGACGAACAGCGCGGCGGGGAACGCGGCGATCTGCGCGTCGACCTCCTCGCGCGAATGCACGATGACGGGACGGTAGCCGCGGTCGCTCAGCGCCTGCTGGGTGGTGACGTCCGGCGCCGGCCACACGAGCAGCCGCCGCGGGTTGTCCAGCGGCTCCGGGGGCAACTCGTCGTCCACCGGCCGGGGCTGGGGCTGGTCGGCGACCTCGACGGCACCGCCGGGCCCGTCGAGCGGCTCGGGGCCCTCGGCGGCGTTCTCGTCCGGTGCTCCTATGGCGTACGACCGTCCGGCGCCCTCGGTGGCTCCGGGCCGCCGAGGTCCGGTCCCGGGCTGGCCGGCCTGCTGGGGCGACCGGGTGCCGTTCTCCGGGCGTTCGACGACGGGCTCGGGCGGCGTGCCGAGTTTGCGGCGGCGGCCCGAACCGTTCGTCTGGTGCGGGGGAGGCGTCGGCGCCTGGACACCGCCACCCGGCTGGGCCGCGGCGACCTGGCGGGCGAAGGGGACGCCCTGTCCGAGGGTGCGCACGCTTATGGCACGGCCCTGCGTCGAGTTGGAGTCGGCGGCGGCGGACGCTGCCGACGCCTCGGCGGGCAGCGGCTGCGCGACCCGCGGGGCGGGCCGCTCCGGCGGAAGCGGCGCGGTGGCCGGCTGCGGCGCGGACGGCGCGGCCTGGGCGGCCGGTGCGGCACCGGGAACACCGGGCTGTACGGGGCGACCGGCACCGGGCGCCGGGGTGTTCGCGCCCGAGGTGTCGTCGGCACCGGTGGCGGTGCTCGCGTCGGGCCACGCCTGCGGGGGACGGCCCTGAGCCGGAACGCTGTGAGCGGGTGCCCCCGGCGCGGGAACGCCCGGCGCGGGAACCCCTTGCCCGGGTCCGGCCTGGCCGGGAACGGGCTGCCCCGGAACACCGCGTCCGGGGACCGCCTGCCCCGGTACCTGCTGCGCGGGAACACCCTGCGCCGGAACACCCTGTGCCGGGATGCCCTGCCCAGGAGCCCCAGGAGCCCCGGAAGGCTCAAGAGCCCCAGGAACGCCGGGCGTTCCCGTCGGCCCCGTCGTCCCAACCGTCGTTCCAGTCGTCATCCCCGTAGTCGTTCCCGTCGGAGCGACCGGCTGACCGGGCCGGCCCGGCGTCTCGATCTGGCGGGCGCGACGGCGGCCCGGGCCGGATACGGGATGCGGCTGCGGCGGGGTGTGGTCGTCGTCGGCGCCGGCGTGCGGCACCGCGTCGTGGCGGCCGTCGTCGGCCTGACCGTGACCGGGCCCGACCGGGCCGGCGGCCTGCTGGGCCCGGGCGACCTGGGCCTGCGCCTCCTGGGCGGCGTGCGCCTGGAGTGCCTGGACCTGCGCCGCCTGTGCCTGGACGGCCTGGGCCTGGGCGGCCTGCGCCTGCGCCTCGGCCTGGACGTACTCCGGCGAACGGTCCGCCTCCGCGGGCGGCAGCGCGAACACCGTACGGGCGCCCGTCTCCTGTGCCGCGGCCCGTTCGGCTGCCGCGGCCAGCGCACGACGGCGCCGTCCGGTCGGCTCCGCGTCCGGGGCGTCGTCGTCCGGACCGGCCGGACCCGTGCTCCCGGCCCCTGCCTGCGCACCGGCGGCGGCCGGCAACGCGGCGGGAAGTGCCTGCTGTTCACCGTCGCGGCGGGCGCGTCGTCCGGAGGGCACCGGCACCCCCTGCGGAGGCACCGTCCCGCCCAGTCCCGACCCGATGGCCGCCGTTCCCGCGCCGTGCTCGCCCGCCATGACGACCGCGCCCTCGGAGACGGCGTCGTCCGCGCCCGGAACCGCCGCGTCGCCCGCGCCCTCGGTCGGACTCGGCCGGCCACGACGGCGCCCGGTACCGCCCGAGCCCTCACCGGCCGCCTCGGCCGCGGTCCCCTGCGCGGGCACCGGAACCTCGCCGACCACGGGCTCGCCCGCCGCGCGCCGACGGCGCCGACCGGTGGGAACCGCCCCGCCGGCCCCGGTGCTGTCCCCGGACTGCGTGTCGGACTCGGCGGTGGCGTCGCCGTCCAGGAAGGCGTCGACCGAAGAGCGCCGGGCCCGTCGCCGGCCGCCGCTCTGCTGCGCGGCCTGCTCGGGCAGCGCGACCTCGGTGGAGACCGGCGGCCCGATCACGGGCGCGACCGCTCCGGCGCCGCCCCCGATCGGCACTTCGAGGACGAAGGCGCTGCCGCTCATCCCCGGCACCTCGTGGGTCTGGAGCACGCCGCCGTGGGCGCGCACGATCCCGCGCACGATCGGCTCGTGCACCGGGTCGCCCCCGGCGTACGGCCCGCGCACCTCGATCCGGACGACCTCGCCGCGCTGCGCCGCCGCCACGACCACGGTGTTGTCCATGTAACCGCCCGCCGAGACGGGCGCGTTGCCCGTGGCGTCGACTCCGGCGACATCCGCGATGAGGTGGGCGAGGGCGCGCGCGAGCCGCTGCGGGTCGACCTCGGCCTCGATGGGCGGCGCGTGCACGGCGAACTGGACGCGTCCGGGCCCGATCAGGTCGACGGCCCCGTCGACACCGGCCGCGACCACGGCGTCGAGCATGACGTTCGTACGGGCGATGGTCTCGTCGCCGGCGTCGAGGCGCTGGTAGCCGAGCACGTTGTCGACGAGCGTGGTGATCCGCGAGTAGCCGGCCGCGAGGTGGTGGAGCACCTGGTTGGCCTCCGGCCACAGCTGCCCGGCGTCGTCGGCCGCGAGCTTGGAGAGTTCGCCGCGCAGCTGGTCGAGCGGTCCGCGCAGCGACTGGTCGAGGACGGCGAGCAACTGCTCGTGCCGGGCGGTCAGTGCCTCGTAGCGGTCCTTCTCCCGCTCACCGAGGGACGCGTACCGCTCGTCCCCCGCGGCGAGTTCCTCCTCGTGCCGCTCGGTCAGCTCGGTGACCTCGGCCGTGTGCCGCTCGCGCAGGGCCTCCAGTTCGGCGGCGTGCTCCTCGCCGATCCGCTCCAGTTCCTCGGTGTGCCGGGTGGCCGCGGCGTCCTTCTCCTCGACGAGGGTGTCGTACGGCCGCCGGTCGGTGAAGGTCATGACGGCGCCGACGAGCTGGTCCCCGTCGCGTACCGGAGAGGTCGTCAGGTCGACCGGCACCTGGGCGCCGGACTTCGACCACAGCACCTGGCCGCGCACCCGGTGCTTGCGTCCGGAGCGCAGGGTGTCGGCGAGCGGCGACTCGGGATAGGGGAAGGGCTCGCCGTCGGCCCGCGAGTGCAGGATCAGGGCGTGCAGGTCCTTGCCGCCGAGGTCGCTGGCGCGGTAGCCGAGGATCTGGGCGGCGGCGGGGTTGACGAGGACGACCCGGCCCTCGGTGTCGGTCCCGACGACACCCTCGGCCGCGGCGCGCAGGATCATCTCGGTCTGGCGCTGCGAACGGGCGAGTTCCGCCTCGGTGTCGACGGTGCCCGAGAGGTCGCGGACGACGAGCATGAGCAGTTCGTCGGGGGTCGGGCCGTAGCTGTCGTAGGCCTGCTGGCCGTCCTCCAGGTTCGCG
The window above is part of the Streptomyces sp. NBC_01428 genome. Proteins encoded here:
- a CDS encoding PAS domain-containing protein, which produces MSSRPSRGAARLAAILDALPDALLLVNANGTVVNANTIALEAFETPGTALVGRGLLDLLPEFDSRLIPGSMRRPDTIDQRGRTKPTRMIARRTDGSEFPVEVTSANLEDGQQAYDSYGPTPDELLMLVVRDLSGTVDTEAELARSQRQTEMILRAAAEGVVGTDTEGRVVLVNPAAAQILGYRASDLGGKDLHALILHSRADGEPFPYPESPLADTLRSGRKHRVRGQVLWSKSGAQVPVDLTTSPVRDGDQLVGAVMTFTDRRPYDTLVEEKDAAATRHTEELERIGEEHAAELEALRERHTAEVTELTERHEEELAAGDERYASLGEREKDRYEALTARHEQLLAVLDQSLRGPLDQLRGELSKLAADDAGQLWPEANQVLHHLAAGYSRITTLVDNVLGYQRLDAGDETIARTNVMLDAVVAAGVDGAVDLIGPGRVQFAVHAPPIEAEVDPQRLARALAHLIADVAGVDATGNAPVSAGGYMDNTVVVAAAQRGEVVRIEVRGPYAGGDPVHEPIVRGIVRAHGGVLQTHEVPGMSGSAFVLEVPIGGGAGAVAPVIGPPVSTEVALPEQAAQQSGGRRRARRSSVDAFLDGDATAESDTQSGDSTGAGGAVPTGRRRRRAAGEPVVGEVPVPAQGTAAEAAGEGSGGTGRRRGRPSPTEGAGDAAVPGADDAVSEGAVVMAGEHGAGTAAIGSGLGGTVPPQGVPVPSGRRARRDGEQQALPAALPAAAGAQAGAGSTGPAGPDDDAPDAEPTGRRRRALAAAAERAAAQETGARTVFALPPAEADRSPEYVQAEAQAQAAQAQAVQAQAAQVQALQAHAAQEAQAQVARAQQAAGPVGPGHGQADDGRHDAVPHAGADDDHTPPQPHPVSGPGRRRARQIETPGRPGQPVAPTGTTTGMTTGTTVGTTGPTGTPGVPGALEPSGAPGAPGQGIPAQGVPAQGVPAQQVPGQAVPGRGVPGQPVPGQAGPGQGVPAPGVPAPGAPAHSVPAQGRPPQAWPDASTATGADDTSGANTPAPGAGRPVQPGVPGAAPAAQAAPSAPQPATAPLPPERPAPRVAQPLPAEASAASAAADSNSTQGRAISVRTLGQGVPFARQVAAAQPGGGVQAPTPPPHQTNGSGRRRKLGTPPEPVVERPENGTRSPQQAGQPGTGPRRPGATEGAGRSYAIGAPDENAAEGPEPLDGPGGAVEVADQPQPRPVDDELPPEPLDNPRRLLVWPAPDVTTQQALSDRGYRPVIVHSREEVDAQIAAFPAALFVDPLTGPITRTALQSLRQAAVAAEVPVLVTAGLGQATREAAYGADPAVLLKALAPRDSEQHPPRVLLIEEHAEIALALTATLERRGMQVARASTDEDAVTLAAQMRPNLVVMDLMQVRRRRAGIVDWLRANGQLNRTPLVVYTAAVDPAELPRLAAGESVLFLAERSTSDEVQDRIVDLLARIGTN